A window from Moritella yayanosii encodes these proteins:
- a CDS encoding NapC/NirT family cytochrome c yields the protein MKLILNFWRKLTTPSKAAVGTVLAMGFLGGIIFWGAFNMGMEATNTEEFCSACHAPIVKELRETIHYSNRSGVRAICSDCHVPHNWTDKIIRKVQASNEIVAFLMGTISTQEKFEARRKHLAVREWQRMKENDSQECRNCHNFEYMDFSEQGPRSRKQHSTALASGEKTCVDCHKGIAHQLPDMSDVPGW from the coding sequence ATGAAACTGATTTTAAATTTTTGGCGTAAATTAACGACACCAAGTAAAGCAGCTGTTGGTACTGTCCTCGCTATGGGCTTTCTCGGCGGTATTATTTTCTGGGGTGCCTTTAACATGGGTATGGAAGCGACCAACACAGAAGAATTCTGTTCTGCTTGTCACGCACCAATTGTTAAAGAGCTAAGAGAAACAATTCACTACTCGAATCGCTCAGGTGTACGTGCAATCTGTTCTGATTGTCACGTACCACATAACTGGACCGACAAAATCATACGTAAAGTACAAGCGAGTAATGAAATTGTGGCATTCTTGATGGGAACAATTTCAACTCAAGAAAAATTTGAAGCACGTCGTAAACATTTAGCTGTGCGCGAATGGCAACGAATGAAAGAAAATGATTCACAAGAATGTCGTAATTGTCATAACTTTGAATACATGGATTTCTCTGAGCAAGGCCCACGGAGTAGAAAACAACATTCTACCGCATTAGCAAGTGGTGAAAAAACCTGTGTTGATTGCCATAAAGGTATTGCCCATCAACTGCCAGATATGTCTGATGTACCTGGTTGGTAG
- a CDS encoding nitrate reductase cytochrome c-type subunit, translating into MRKLLAVLLTAGILFSVSAQSTETTKIENVNNGGVASLRGITELDVTRKADELKRVIKDRSPIDRDYVYQPPLIPHQTRHYEVSLNANKCLSCHSWKYAGEMGATKISVTHYQSREGEVLSDVSPRRYFCLQCHVTQADASPLIGNDFKRVDSLR; encoded by the coding sequence ATGAGAAAATTATTGGCTGTGCTGCTAACTGCGGGGATTTTATTCTCTGTATCGGCACAAAGCACCGAAACGACGAAAATTGAAAATGTAAACAACGGTGGTGTTGCATCACTGCGTGGTATTACTGAGTTAGATGTCACACGTAAAGCGGATGAGTTAAAACGCGTGATCAAAGATCGTAGCCCAATCGATCGTGATTACGTGTATCAACCGCCACTTATTCCGCATCAAACACGTCATTATGAAGTGTCTTTAAATGCGAACAAATGTCTGTCATGTCATAGCTGGAAATACGCGGGTGAAATGGGCGCGACTAAGATCAGTGTCACGCATTATCAATCACGTGAAGGCGAAGTATTATCAGACGTTTCACCACGTCGTTACTTCTGCTTGCAATGCCATGTGACACAAGCCGACGCATCACCGTTAATCGGAAATGATTTTAAACGTGTAGATTCATTGCGTTGA
- the napA gene encoding periplasmic nitrate reductase subunit alpha — MKLTRRAFVKANAAVAAAAVAGVTLPTSATNLIASSDETKIKWDKAPCRFCGTGCSVLVGTQGGRVVATQGDPESPVNKGLNCVKGYFLSKIMYGKDRLTTPLLRMRDGKFAKDGEFTPISWDQAFDIMAEKWKASLKANGPESVGMFGSGQWTVMEGYAAVKLMKAGFRSNNIDPNARHCMASAVGGFMRTFGIDEPMGCYDDFEHADSFVLWGSNMAEMHPILWTRITDHRLSNPHVRVNVLSTYKHRSFELADEGIIFHPQSDLAMANFIANYIIQNDAVNWDFVNKHTHFKRTATDIGYGLRDDHPLQKKAKNPNSGKLSAMTFEEYKASVAEYTVEKTSEISGVPVEKLITLAKQYADPNIKVMSLWTMGMNQHTRGVWMNSLVYNIHLLVGKISQPGNGPFSLTGQPSACGTAREVGTFSHRLPADMVVKNPKHRAIAEKIWKLPEGTIPAKPGLHAIAQGRALKDGTLNAYWTMCNNNMQAAPNMMEEGLPGYRNPANFIVCSDPYPTVTAQASDLILPTAMWVEKEGAYGNAERRTQVWYQQVKSIEGAKSDLWQLMEFSKRFKIEEVWGEDLLAKMPEHRGKTMYDVLYRNGNVDAFPISEAQELNDDAHDQGFYVQKGLFEEYATFGRGHGHDLAPYDVYHTVRGLRWPVVNGVETKWRFIEGSDPYVGKGKGFEFYGKADGKANIIFAPYEAPPEMPNEEYDMWLCTGRVLEHWHSGSMTARVPELYRAMPDALCYIHPDDAKKRNVRRGDEVLIESVRGEVRCRVETRGRNRPPVGLVFVPWFDARVLINKVCLDATDPLSKQTDYKKCAVKISKV, encoded by the coding sequence ATGAAATTAACCAGACGTGCATTTGTTAAAGCAAATGCTGCAGTCGCTGCGGCTGCAGTCGCTGGCGTTACTCTGCCTACTAGCGCAACTAATTTGATTGCAAGTAGTGATGAAACAAAAATAAAATGGGACAAAGCCCCATGTCGTTTCTGCGGTACCGGTTGTTCTGTATTAGTCGGTACACAAGGTGGTCGAGTTGTTGCGACACAGGGGGATCCGGAGTCACCCGTTAACAAAGGTCTTAACTGTGTTAAAGGTTATTTCTTGTCTAAAATCATGTACGGTAAAGATCGTTTAACAACACCGTTACTTCGTATGAGAGATGGTAAATTTGCTAAAGATGGTGAATTTACGCCAATTTCATGGGATCAAGCTTTTGATATCATGGCAGAGAAGTGGAAAGCATCGTTAAAAGCAAATGGCCCTGAATCTGTTGGTATGTTCGGTTCAGGTCAATGGACCGTAATGGAAGGCTATGCCGCGGTTAAATTAATGAAAGCTGGCTTCCGTTCAAATAACATTGATCCAAATGCGCGTCACTGTATGGCTTCTGCTGTGGGCGGTTTCATGCGTACCTTTGGTATTGATGAGCCAATGGGTTGTTATGATGATTTCGAACATGCCGATTCGTTTGTACTTTGGGGTTCAAACATGGCGGAAATGCATCCAATTCTTTGGACGCGTATTACAGACCATCGTTTAAGTAATCCTCACGTACGTGTAAATGTACTTTCTACTTACAAGCATCGTTCTTTTGAACTTGCAGATGAAGGCATTATCTTCCATCCGCAATCTGATCTTGCTATGGCTAACTTCATTGCTAACTACATTATCCAAAATGATGCCGTGAACTGGGATTTTGTCAATAAGCATACTCACTTTAAGCGTACTGCAACTGATATCGGTTATGGTCTACGTGATGATCATCCGCTCCAGAAAAAAGCGAAAAACCCTAACTCGGGTAAATTGTCGGCAATGACTTTTGAAGAGTATAAAGCGTCTGTTGCTGAGTATACCGTTGAAAAAACATCTGAAATATCAGGTGTGCCGGTTGAGAAACTGATTACGCTTGCTAAGCAATACGCCGATCCAAACATTAAAGTAATGTCATTATGGACGATGGGGATGAATCAACATACGCGTGGTGTATGGATGAACAGCCTTGTTTATAACATCCATTTACTTGTTGGTAAGATCTCACAACCGGGTAATGGTCCATTCTCACTAACCGGTCAGCCATCAGCGTGTGGTACTGCGCGTGAAGTGGGTACATTCTCACACCGTCTGCCTGCAGATATGGTGGTTAAAAATCCTAAGCATCGTGCTATAGCAGAAAAAATATGGAAATTACCCGAAGGCACTATTCCTGCAAAACCGGGTCTACATGCCATTGCACAAGGCCGCGCACTTAAAGATGGTACGTTAAATGCGTACTGGACTATGTGTAATAACAACATGCAAGCTGCGCCGAATATGATGGAAGAAGGGTTACCGGGTTACCGTAATCCAGCTAACTTCATTGTTTGTTCAGACCCGTACCCAACCGTTACTGCGCAAGCATCTGATCTTATTTTACCTACCGCTATGTGGGTAGAGAAAGAGGGCGCTTATGGCAATGCGGAACGTCGTACCCAAGTTTGGTATCAACAAGTTAAGTCTATTGAAGGTGCTAAATCGGATTTATGGCAGTTAATGGAATTCTCTAAACGCTTTAAGATTGAAGAAGTTTGGGGTGAAGATCTATTAGCTAAAATGCCAGAGCATCGTGGCAAGACTATGTACGATGTACTTTATCGTAATGGTAATGTTGATGCCTTCCCAATAAGTGAAGCGCAAGAGTTAAATGATGATGCACATGACCAAGGCTTCTATGTACAAAAAGGCCTGTTTGAAGAATACGCAACATTTGGCCGTGGTCATGGCCATGATTTAGCCCCTTATGATGTTTACCATACTGTACGTGGTTTACGTTGGCCTGTGGTTAACGGTGTTGAAACCAAATGGCGCTTTATTGAAGGCAGTGATCCATATGTTGGCAAAGGTAAAGGCTTTGAGTTCTATGGTAAAGCAGATGGTAAAGCAAATATTATCTTTGCCCCTTATGAAGCGCCACCAGAAATGCCAAATGAAGAATATGATATGTGGTTATGTACCGGTCGTGTTTTAGAGCATTGGCATTCGGGTTCGATGACGGCACGAGTTCCAGAGCTTTACCGTGCCATGCCTGATGCGCTTTGTTACATCCACCCTGATGACGCGAAGAAACGTAATGTTCGTCGTGGTGATGAAGTTCTGATTGAATCTGTTCGTGGTGAAGTGCGTTGTCGTGTGGAAACACGTGGCCGTAACCGTCCACCGGTAGGCTTAGTATTTGTTCCTTGGTTTGATGCGCGAGTATTAATCAACAAGGTATGTCTAGATGCTACCGATCCGTTATCAAAACAAACGGATTATAAAAAATGTGCAGTTAAAATTTCCAAAGTGTAA
- a CDS encoding chaperone NapD, which translates to MAEQEVHISSLIIHVKPEYLEIVKSKIAAIPDAEIYGDSEKGKIITVLETTNQKFVTDIIDKINNFEHVLSTSLVFHQIETIDPSCEDDL; encoded by the coding sequence ATGGCAGAACAAGAAGTTCATATATCGAGTTTAATTATTCACGTAAAACCAGAATATTTGGAAATCGTGAAAAGTAAAATCGCAGCGATCCCAGATGCTGAAATTTACGGTGATAGTGAAAAGGGAAAAATTATCACTGTATTAGAAACCACTAATCAGAAATTTGTTACCGATATTATTGATAAAATTAATAATTTCGAACATGTCTTAAGTACTTCTCTTGTTTTTCATCAAATTGAAACTATTGATCCATCATGTGAGGATGATCTATGA
- the napF gene encoding ferredoxin-type protein NapF has translation MSINLARRALFRRKEQDNVVRLPWLKADLDFTDKCTRCGDCQTACPEQIIILGDGGFPEIDFSVSECSFCKECVNHCKEDLFDLTQTQAWPNKAVVSNSCLNIGSVYCRSCAESCESEALAFNFTTTTFVSPDVVLDDCNGCGACVSSCPVNAITVSANR, from the coding sequence ATGAGTATTAACCTTGCACGACGTGCGTTATTTCGTCGTAAAGAACAAGACAATGTTGTACGTCTACCTTGGTTAAAAGCAGACTTAGACTTTACAGATAAGTGCACGCGCTGTGGTGATTGCCAGACAGCTTGCCCAGAACAGATAATCATCTTGGGCGACGGCGGATTTCCTGAAATTGATTTTAGCGTATCAGAATGCAGTTTCTGTAAAGAATGCGTAAATCATTGTAAAGAAGATTTATTTGATTTAACCCAAACACAAGCATGGCCAAATAAAGCCGTTGTTTCAAATAGTTGCTTAAATATTGGGTCTGTATATTGCAGAAGTTGTGCGGAATCATGCGAATCCGAAGCTTTAGCATTTAATTTTACTACTACAACGTTTGTGAGTCCTGATGTTGTATTAGATGATTGTAACGGTTGTGGTGCGTGCGTATCGAGTTGCCCTGTAAATGCAATTACAGTGAGCGCTAACCGTTAA
- the moaA gene encoding GTP 3',8-cyclase MoaA, which yields MQLQDQFSRKFYYLRLSITDVCNFKCNYCLPDGYKAEGKPEFLERNELRRIVTGFAEMGTEKVRITGGEPSLRKDFTDIISDIAAIPKINKVATTTNGFSLEKHAQEWRDAGLDALNISIDSLDPRMFRQITGKNMFHKVMAGLDAAFTAGFETVKVNTVLMRNLNDIELEDFLNWIKTKPIQLRFIELMQTGDNQALFDKHHVSGVSIRDKLKRQGWVSKVRGKADGPAQVFVHPDYVGEIGLIMPYEKDFCSTCNRLRVSTKGRLHLCLFGEEGVELRDLLQEDSQQPALIARVIEHMSDKKSTHFLQQGITANTPHLASIGG from the coding sequence ATGCAACTTCAAGATCAGTTTTCGCGTAAATTTTATTATTTACGCTTATCAATTACAGACGTCTGTAATTTCAAATGTAACTACTGCCTACCGGATGGTTATAAAGCCGAAGGCAAACCTGAATTTCTAGAGCGTAATGAATTACGACGTATCGTGACAGGGTTTGCTGAAATGGGTACTGAAAAGGTCCGCATTACTGGTGGTGAACCCTCGTTAAGAAAAGACTTCACGGATATAATTTCGGACATCGCCGCGATCCCAAAAATCAATAAAGTGGCGACAACCACAAATGGATTTAGTCTTGAAAAGCACGCTCAAGAATGGCGTGATGCAGGATTGGATGCGTTAAATATCAGTATTGATAGCCTTGATCCGCGTATGTTTCGTCAAATTACCGGTAAAAATATGTTCCATAAAGTCATGGCTGGCCTTGACGCGGCTTTTACTGCCGGCTTTGAAACCGTTAAAGTTAACACCGTATTAATGCGCAATTTGAATGATATTGAACTGGAGGACTTTTTGAATTGGATCAAAACGAAACCAATTCAATTACGCTTTATTGAACTTATGCAAACGGGTGATAATCAGGCATTATTTGATAAACACCACGTATCTGGTGTCAGTATTCGTGATAAATTAAAGCGGCAAGGTTGGGTCAGTAAAGTCAGAGGCAAGGCGGACGGTCCTGCACAAGTATTCGTTCATCCAGATTATGTTGGCGAAATAGGCTTAATTATGCCGTACGAAAAAGATTTTTGTTCAACTTGTAATCGTTTACGCGTTTCGACTAAAGGGCGGTTACATTTATGTCTGTTTGGTGAAGAAGGTGTTGAATTACGCGACTTACTACAAGAAGACAGTCAACAACCAGCACTGATTGCGCGGGTGATTGAACATATGTCGGATAAGAAGTCGACTCATTTTCTTCAGCAAGGTATTACTGCAAACACTCCTCATCTTGCGTCTATTGGTGGCTAA
- a CDS encoding histidine kinase, with protein sequence MIKNIIPSHQSIIILIGRGMFSILALASMLTFISLVALSLSLSDASSINKAGALRMQSYQIAYNLSRNDSEAMRQGHIDTFNQSLAHIKNNIVDNWDITSKLKQEFMIVETQWQKQSDILYSDNPKQFLLYVDEFVSKIDTFVQNLQNHSEYKVKIITLIKGLGIGLIFAVCIITIRLMQVQVLKPLQQIFAASNRIRKGEFDVSFDFFYENEIGSLASNISHMANDLNQLYSTLEQQVDAKTKQLKEAKDKINFLYTTSQKLHVTHLNADMLEQTLQSVSELNGLSFYNLILTGSEVETIYLNAGADNGEQTIDLKLELEEQSFGTLTVLKREANDQEHLRSYCRIISLAQHRSQSNLEAQRSLLMEERAVIARELHDSLAQALSYLKIQVTLLKHHLKNQEVTPTTNEIVEEIDVNLRISYTQLRELLNTFRLALDDANLSEAISIMLAQLRQRTKSKIHLIYELEEHLFKPNQHIHILQIIREAVLNSIKHANSNEIMIDCGTNKNGTIEVSISDDGDGIPADPTKSNHYGLTIMGERASKLGAKLEIKNNIIKGTLVLLTFDRKNKHA encoded by the coding sequence ATGATAAAAAATATAATCCCTTCCCATCAGTCTATTATTATTTTAATCGGCCGTGGTATGTTTAGTATATTAGCGCTGGCCTCAATGCTAACCTTTATTTCCTTAGTGGCGTTATCACTCAGCCTTTCAGATGCATCATCGATCAATAAAGCGGGTGCATTAAGAATGCAAAGCTATCAAATTGCTTATAATTTGTCCCGTAATGACTCTGAAGCAATGCGTCAGGGTCATATTGATACTTTTAATCAATCCCTTGCACATATTAAAAACAATATTGTCGATAATTGGGATATCACTTCCAAATTAAAACAAGAATTTATGATAGTTGAGACCCAATGGCAAAAACAATCAGACATTCTCTATAGTGATAATCCTAAGCAATTTTTACTGTATGTTGATGAATTTGTATCCAAAATTGATACCTTTGTCCAAAACCTACAAAACCACTCTGAATATAAAGTTAAAATTATCACCCTTATTAAAGGACTGGGTATCGGTCTAATTTTTGCGGTCTGCATAATTACGATTCGTTTGATGCAAGTGCAGGTATTAAAACCATTACAACAGATATTTGCTGCATCTAATCGTATTAGGAAAGGTGAGTTTGATGTCTCGTTTGATTTTTTTTATGAAAATGAAATAGGATCATTAGCGAGTAACATTTCGCATATGGCTAATGATTTAAACCAACTATACAGTACGCTAGAACAACAGGTAGATGCTAAAACAAAGCAGTTGAAAGAAGCAAAAGATAAAATTAATTTTTTATATACAACATCGCAAAAATTACATGTTACTCACCTCAATGCAGACATGCTCGAGCAAACATTGCAGAGTGTCTCAGAGCTTAATGGCCTTAGTTTTTATAATCTTATACTAACGGGCTCAGAAGTTGAGACAATTTATCTCAATGCGGGTGCCGATAACGGTGAGCAAACAATCGATTTAAAATTAGAACTCGAAGAACAATCCTTTGGTACGTTAACCGTGCTAAAACGTGAAGCCAATGATCAAGAACACTTACGCAGTTATTGTCGTATTATTTCGCTAGCACAGCATCGTTCTCAAAGTAATTTAGAAGCACAACGCTCATTATTGATGGAAGAACGCGCCGTTATTGCCCGTGAATTACACGACTCACTCGCACAAGCCCTTTCATACTTAAAAATACAAGTTACCTTATTGAAGCATCATTTAAAAAATCAAGAAGTAACGCCAACCACGAATGAAATTGTGGAAGAAATCGATGTCAACCTAAGAATATCTTATACACAACTGAGAGAATTATTAAATACATTTCGTTTGGCACTTGATGATGCGAACCTTTCTGAAGCCATTTCAATCATGCTCGCACAACTACGCCAACGCACAAAATCAAAAATTCATCTAATCTACGAATTAGAAGAACATTTATTTAAACCCAACCAACACATACATATATTACAAATAATTAGAGAAGCTGTACTAAATTCCATCAAACATGCGAATTCAAACGAAATAATGATTGACTGTGGCACGAATAAAAATGGTACTATTGAAGTATCTATTTCGGATGATGGTGACGGCATACCTGCCGATCCAACTAAATCCAACCATTATGGCTTAACTATAATGGGTGAACGCGCTTCAAAACTAGGTGCTAAGCTAGAAATTAAAAACAATATAATAAAAGGCACCTTGGTATTACTTACCTTCGATAGGAAAAACAAACATGCTTGA
- the narL gene encoding two-component system response regulator NarL, with translation MLDNSYTILVVDDHPLMRKGIVQLLTLEEKFNVIGEASDGVEAITLAKQHEPDLVLLDLNMKGMSGLDTLKALRAEELSSRVVILTVSDNKQDVIKLINAGADGYLLKDSEPDVLLKQLQDVLSGQQALSESLVGYLDCLHEDNNFEEKLAKLTKRENQILLEISKGYSNKHVASNLHISEGTVKVHVKSLLKKLEASSRVEAAVMYLEFNQTSA, from the coding sequence ATGCTTGACAATAGTTACACAATTTTAGTTGTTGATGATCATCCGCTAATGCGTAAAGGGATCGTTCAACTGCTTACATTAGAAGAAAAATTTAATGTGATTGGTGAAGCCAGCGATGGCGTTGAAGCGATCACGCTTGCCAAACAACATGAACCAGACCTTGTATTACTCGATTTAAACATGAAAGGTATGTCAGGCTTAGATACCTTAAAAGCACTTCGCGCAGAAGAGTTAAGCTCTCGCGTTGTTATTTTAACGGTTTCTGATAACAAACAAGACGTGATAAAATTAATCAATGCGGGCGCAGATGGCTACTTATTGAAAGATTCAGAACCTGATGTGCTACTAAAGCAATTACAAGATGTATTATCTGGGCAACAAGCACTTTCAGAAAGTCTCGTTGGTTATTTAGATTGCCTACATGAAGATAACAATTTTGAAGAAAAGCTAGCGAAGCTAACTAAACGTGAAAACCAAATTTTACTTGAAATTTCAAAAGGCTATAGCAACAAACATGTTGCAAGTAATCTACATATTTCAGAAGGTACAGTGAAGGTTCACGTTAAGAGTTTATTAAAGAAACTAGAAGCAAGTTCACGTGTTGAAGCTGCTGTTATGTATCTTGAATTTAATCAAACTAGCGCGTAA
- a CDS encoding gluconeogenesis factor YvcK family protein gives MLQTSLSDLDKVVAIGGGHGLGRVLSSLSFLGPRLTGIVTTTDNGGSTGRLRHSENCIAWGDLRNCINQLVTQPDIGSLLFEYRFQNEGELKNHNLGNLMLVALDNLCVRPLDAVNLIRNMLHVECQLIPMSEQPSDLIAVTPCGNNVHGEVSVDKMHEFPNHLTVQPNVAATLEAVQAIEKAELILLGPGSFLTSIMPPLLLNDIQQALRRTNAKVIFLGNLKHEIGPASTISLQERLQWCENTLGFPLIHAVIQDIDKQSALTYPTYVHDLREDVNKNYHDRVKLKEAIESVVNHILTPVR, from the coding sequence ATGTTGCAAACATCACTTTCTGACCTCGATAAAGTTGTTGCTATTGGCGGTGGTCACGGACTAGGCCGAGTGCTTTCTTCACTTTCATTTTTAGGTCCAAGATTGACTGGTATTGTGACCACCACCGATAATGGCGGCTCGACAGGTCGACTTAGGCACTCTGAGAATTGTATCGCTTGGGGCGATCTCCGCAATTGTATCAATCAGTTAGTCACTCAACCTGATATTGGTTCTTTATTGTTTGAATATCGTTTTCAAAACGAAGGTGAATTAAAAAACCATAACCTAGGCAATCTAATGTTAGTCGCTTTAGATAACCTCTGCGTACGCCCACTAGACGCTGTTAATCTCATTCGTAATATGTTACATGTAGAATGCCAACTTATCCCAATGTCAGAACAGCCTAGTGATTTAATCGCTGTTACACCTTGTGGTAACAACGTTCATGGGGAGGTGTCAGTGGATAAAATGCATGAATTCCCCAATCATTTAACCGTTCAACCTAATGTTGCTGCAACATTAGAGGCCGTACAGGCCATTGAGAAAGCTGAATTGATATTATTGGGACCAGGCTCATTTCTAACCAGTATCATGCCACCACTGTTGCTTAACGATATACAACAAGCCTTACGCAGAACAAATGCAAAAGTGATTTTCCTAGGTAACTTAAAGCATGAGATAGGACCAGCATCAACAATCTCGTTACAAGAACGCTTACAATGGTGCGAAAATACGCTAGGTTTTCCACTCATTCATGCCGTAATACAAGATATAGATAAACAATCAGCGTTGACTTACCCTACCTATGTTCACGACTTACGTGAAGACGTTAATAAAAACTATCACGACCGGGTAAAATTAAAAGAGGCTATTGAATCGGTTGTTAATCACATCTTAACGCCAGTGCGTTAA
- a CDS encoding Hpt domain-containing protein, which yields MENTIINESVFSQLLVDVGEDMLPALVAVFNEETTERISDLQHLMVNIDNNKVAQSCHSIKSSAGTYGALIVQQHAEELEVMAKSNSTGEVQMKLPLLISSLQDAINALALRCD from the coding sequence ATGGAAAATACAATTATAAATGAATCAGTATTCTCTCAATTACTCGTTGATGTGGGCGAAGACATGTTACCAGCGTTAGTTGCTGTGTTTAATGAAGAAACAACAGAACGAATATCAGACTTACAACATTTAATGGTGAATATCGATAATAATAAAGTTGCGCAGAGTTGCCACAGCATAAAAAGTAGTGCGGGTACGTATGGTGCGTTAATCGTGCAGCAACATGCTGAAGAATTAGAGGTGATGGCAAAATCAAATAGTACGGGTGAAGTACAAATGAAATTACCATTATTAATTAGTAGTCTACAAGATGCAATTAACGCACTGGCGTTAAGATGTGATTAA
- a CDS encoding SpoIIE family protein phosphatase, which translates to MKTQLFAKQYSLKLDSISEVRRLLSTLCHQLALEQAEIDRITLVLAEYLSNLYFYNQGSANWFRIQLAGVKGNWYFAVTDSGDPFNPYNVDVNDIFNGQLLTGGMGLALIQKNNRAGSYVSNDGINKFICPLTEQTKKLTVVVVDDDRILLCAYRSFLQNEFVVHIFSEAVLALKFIEHEGCDLIIADIHMPEMSGFEFRLKVESFDKGVLTPFVFLTGDDNVSLQEQAAEVSIDGYLIKPITKTALLAVCTRVIRRTNQLALHYQQRVVESLNRPFKPTLPSMAGDWHFSLAHTSASEGGGDFVFFHDYGTSKLLILGDIMGHGPVAKFHSFAIMGYLEGLITSTPKSPTELLSGLSKRLFLNQLLESSMLTCIVVKLTGNQCEIATAGHPQPYVLHKTGYDVIDCKGTVLGLLPNEEYSSVTIQLKPNEKIFFYSDGIFENIDRNCDGIDSILTGIKGATAQNILDQLWLRFESLSPDQLNDDATAIVIELNIK; encoded by the coding sequence ATGAAAACACAACTATTCGCCAAACAATATTCATTAAAGCTTGATTCAATTAGTGAGGTCCGGCGCCTGTTATCTACATTGTGCCACCAACTCGCTCTGGAACAAGCTGAAATTGATCGAATTACGTTAGTGTTAGCTGAGTACCTCTCGAACCTTTATTTCTATAATCAAGGTTCTGCTAATTGGTTTCGCATTCAGCTGGCTGGTGTTAAAGGAAATTGGTATTTTGCAGTTACCGATAGTGGTGATCCGTTTAATCCCTATAATGTGGATGTGAATGACATATTTAACGGTCAGTTACTCACCGGCGGTATGGGGTTAGCATTAATTCAAAAGAATAACCGTGCTGGTAGTTATGTGAGTAATGATGGAATTAATAAATTTATTTGTCCATTAACAGAACAGACAAAAAAATTAACAGTGGTGGTGGTTGATGATGATCGAATCCTATTGTGTGCATATCGAAGTTTTCTGCAAAATGAATTTGTGGTGCATATATTTTCGGAGGCTGTTTTGGCGCTTAAATTCATTGAACACGAAGGCTGTGATCTCATTATTGCAGATATTCATATGCCTGAAATGTCCGGATTTGAATTTCGGCTTAAAGTTGAATCCTTTGATAAGGGGGTTTTAACGCCATTTGTATTTTTAACTGGTGATGATAATGTATCTTTACAAGAGCAGGCCGCAGAGGTATCTATTGATGGATATCTCATTAAACCGATCACTAAAACTGCATTATTAGCAGTTTGCACTCGTGTAATACGGCGAACTAATCAGCTTGCACTACATTATCAACAACGCGTTGTGGAATCACTTAATCGGCCATTTAAACCCACACTACCATCAATGGCTGGTGATTGGCATTTTTCATTAGCCCATACATCAGCAAGTGAAGGTGGGGGGGATTTTGTATTCTTTCATGATTATGGAACTAGTAAGTTACTTATTTTAGGTGATATTATGGGGCATGGGCCTGTCGCTAAGTTCCATAGTTTTGCGATAATGGGCTACTTAGAAGGTTTAATCACATCAACACCTAAATCGCCCACTGAGTTACTGTCGGGTTTGTCAAAAAGGTTATTTCTAAATCAGCTGCTAGAGAGCAGTATGCTAACGTGTATTGTTGTAAAATTAACTGGGAACCAATGTGAAATAGCGACCGCAGGGCATCCTCAACCCTACGTATTACACAAAACGGGTTATGACGTAATTGATTGTAAAGGTACTGTATTAGGGCTTTTGCCAAACGAAGAATACTCATCTGTTACGATACAATTAAAGCCGAATGAAAAAATTTTTTTCTATTCAGATGGTATTTTTGAAAATATAGATAGAAATTGTGATGGTATTGACAGCATACTCACGGGCATTAAAGGAGCAACCGCTCAGAATATTCTGGATCAACTGTGGTTACGATTTGAATCTCTTTCACCAGACCAACTCAATGACGATGCAACGGCAATCGTCATTGAGCTAAATATTAAATAA